A genomic segment from Rhinatrema bivittatum chromosome 19, aRhiBiv1.1, whole genome shotgun sequence encodes:
- the LOC115080314 gene encoding carbohydrate sulfotransferase 5-like, whose product MMIKKFSTYFKYLLFLVSVLIFWLSRWQVHQAYYHSTKTRHAKTHLLILTTWRSGSTFVGHLFNHNLDVFYMMEPDKHIWNRLPQEHPNLLHTPLRDLIRSIFLCDMSAFSYYISNNEFISNIFMWQESRALCSPPICPDSTFTQFNRTECLRKCNRVPFEKLEEACRAHSYVVVKVVRILDLKILYQLLKDPSLDLKIIHLVRDPRAILSSREGFPYLNEDDATISRVQNSKNNISVVMQEICNAQVQMYKLASQDPQPFLKGRYRMMRYEDLVRDPVAHIRDLYDFVGLKITPSMESWIYNVTHGLIPNDKDLLPFSEDSRKIALQWRERLSFQKVKEVQKLCQQDMEVFGYAFIEAEQEQKNMSLDLLLPKLDQFNLTT is encoded by the coding sequence ATGATGATTAAGAAGTTCAGCACTTACTTCAAATACCTCCTCTTTCTGGTTTCAGTCCTGATATTTTGGCTTTCTAGATGGCAGGTGCACCAAGCCTATTACCACAGTACCAAAACCAGACACGCCAAAACCCACCTCCTCATCCTTACTACCTGGAGGTCAGGGTCTACTTTTGTGGGTCATCTCTTCAATCACAACCTTGATGTCTTCTACATGATGGAGCCTGACAAGCATATATGGAACCGGTTACCTCAGGAGCACCCAAATCTTCTGCACACGCCACTACGAGACTTGATCAGATCCATCTTCTTGTGTGACATGTCTGCTTTTTCATACTATATATCCAATAACGAGTTCATCTCAAATATTTTCATGTGGCAAGAGAGCCGTGCTCTCTGTTCCCCCCCTATCTGCCCAGACTCAACCTTCACACAATTCAACAGGACAGAGTGCCTTAGAAAATGTAACAGAGTCCCATTTGAGAAACTGGAGGAGGCCTGCAGGGCCCACAGCTATGTGGTTGTGAAAGTCGTTCGGATCCTGGACCTAAAGATTCTCTATCAACTGCTGAAGGACCCATCACTGGACCTGAAGATAATCCACCTGGTGAGAGACCCCCGTGCTATCCTCTCCTCGCGGGAGGGATTCCCTTACCTGAACGAAGATGATGCTACAATCAGCAGAGTTCAGAACTCCAAGAATAACATCAGTGTGGTGATGCAAGAAATCTGCAATGCACAAGTACAGATGTATAAGTTGGCCTCACAGGATCCTCAACCTTTCCTGAAGGGCCGATACCGCATGATGCGCTATGAGGACCTTGTGAGGGACCCAGTAGCTCACATCAGAGATTTATATGACTTTGTAGGGCTCAAAATTACACCCAGTATGGAATCCTGGATTTACAATGTCACTCATGGTCTCATTCCTAACGATAAAGACTTACTGCCCTTCAGCGAGGACTCAAGGAAGATTGCTCTGCAGTGGAGGGAGAGGCTGAGCTTCCAGAAAGTGAAAGAAGTGCAGAAACTCTGTCAGCAGGATATGGAAGTTTTCGGTTACGCATTTATTGAGGCTGAGCAGGAACAGAAGAACATGTCATTAGACTTGCTGCTACCCAAACTAGACCAGTTTAACTTGACCACCTGA